In Chitinibacter sp. FCG-7, the genomic stretch TTCGAGCGCAATCTGGCCAGCTACCAGCAGCCATTGCTGAACTGGCAGCCTTACGTCACCAAGCAGGGTGAAAGCTTTGAGCAGCTTGCCAGCACGTTTGGCATCGACTCGGCCGAGCTGCGTGACATTAATGATATTGCCGCCAATGATCGCAGCGCGCGCGGTCAAACGATCTTGGTGCCGAAAGTGGCCGGGCTGGATATTTCCGAGCGTCAGACCTTAGCAGCACTGCATAAAAACCGCGAAGCCGAAGCCATTGATACCGGGGAAAAAGATACTCCCAAACCGGTACTGGCCGCAGCCCGATCAGGCGAGAAGCTCGCCGGTCGCGAGCATAAAGTGGCCAGAGGCGACACGCTATTTAATATCGCCAAACGCTACAACCTGAGCGTAGCCGAGCTCAAAGCAATGAATGGCCTGAAAGGCACACAAGTGGCGCTGGGCGATAGCCTGCGCGTTGGCAACGCCAGCGCAACGCCGCGGTCCTACGTGGTCAAACGCGGTGACACCCTCGCCTCGATTGCCAGAAAGCTCAATGTGGATCTGATGGATTTGAAAAAAATGAACCGCAAGCCCATTACCCCGGGCATGACGCTGGTGATGAATTAAACCGGCAAAAGCTCAACAGCGCCGCTAATAGCCAATATTAGCGGCGTTTTTATTTGTCAGGGTATTGCCATGCAGCCCATATAGGGCAATACGTTCAAAGCAATACCCCAAGTTATTCAAAACTAAACAACACGTCGGCGCGGGAGGCAAAGCTATGTTTCGCTGGATATTCATGCTGGTGGGTCTGGCATTTGGCTGGGATGAATGGGATTTGGTCGGCGGGCTCATCCTGGCTGTGCTCGGCTTTGTCTTTGGCCAATGGCTGGACAAACGCAATGTCAGCACAAACACCGCAAACCACAGGCCGGTCAATAGCATTGCCAGCGAGTTGCAACAACTCAAGCGCCGGGTCTCGCAGCTGGAAGCCGAAATGGCGCAGCTCAAAGGCATGCCCAGCCCGGCGGAGCACACAACGAGCGCCACCGCTAGCGAACCCGCACCGATCTCAACCCCGATCGTCGCCGCAGCAGAGACCGCCCCACCACCTCTACCGCACGGTGCGGATATTATCGCGACAAGTGCACCTGCACCTGCGGCTGCGGCGGCTGCTCTCTATCCCGATGCCGATCCTGCAATCAGTACACCGCTGCCTGCAGCTGCTCAAGCAAGGCCAGCTCACCCGCGCCCGCCCCTCATCAATCCAATATCCAATCCCATCTCCGGGCCGGGCGCGCTGGAGCAAGGGCTAGCAGCGCTGAAAAATTGGTTTCTGGGCGGCAATACCGTCGTCAGGCTGGGGATGCTGATTCTGTTTTTTGGCGTGAGCTTTCTGCTTAAATTTGCCGCCGATAACCAGATGCTGCCGATTGAAGTGCGGCTGGCTGGTTTGTCGCTGGGCGCTGCGCTGATATTTACCATCGGCTGGCGCTTGCGCGAATCGCGCCGCAGCTATGCGCTGATTATGCAAGGCGGTGCGCTCGGCCTGCTGTATTTCACCGTTTACGGCGCGATGAAACTCTACCAGTTGCTGCCGACCACGCCAGCTTTTGTGCTGCTGGCCTTGCTGGGGCTGGCCTCGGCCATCCTGGCGATCCGGCAGGATGCCAGCGCGCTGGCGTTGATGGGAATTAGCGGCGGCTTTCTGGCGCCGATACTGACCAGCGACGGCAGCGGCAATCATGTGCTGCTGTTTGCCTATTTTGCGCTGCTAAATGCTGGGATTTTTGCGATTGCCTGGTTCAAGGCTTGGCGCTCGCTCAATCTACTGGGCTTTGTTTTCACCTACGTGATTGCGCTGCTGTGGGGCGTATTCGACTATCGCAGCGAGCACTACGCCAGCACACAGCCTTTTGTGGTAATTTTCTGGCTGTTTTTTGCCGGAATCAGCACGCTGTACGCGATCCGGCGCAGCCATGCTCTGGCTAGCGTCGTCGATGGCACGCTGGTCTTTGGCACGCCCATCGCCACGCTGGCGCTGCAAGCGCAAATTCTGGATGGTGTTGAGTACGGCATGTGTTACAGCGCGCTGGTCGGCGCGGCTTTTTATCTGGGGCTGGCGGCGTGGCTGCACGCCCGGCGCGATGAGAGCCTGCGTTTGTTCACCGAAGCCCAGCTGGCCATCGGCGTACTGCTGGCCACGCTGGCGATTCCGCTGGCTTTTGATGGCAATGTTACCGCTGCGATGTGGGCACTGGAAGGCGCTTGCGTGGTCTGGGTCAGCCTTCGTCAATCGTCACAACAGCGCAAACTGGCGCTGGTATTTGGCCTGCTGCTGCAATTTGGCGCGGGTCTGGCCGTCGTCATGTCCAGCCCGTATTACACGCCGCTGGCTTTCCTCAATGGCGTGTATCTGGCCGATCTGTTGCTGGCGCTGTCGGGGCTGTTCTGCGCCTGGCAATTGCACGAAAAGCAGCCCGACTGGGCCAGCAAACCCATTCTGCAGACAGCGGGCTGGTTGCTGGGTGGCTGGGGGCTGCTGTGGTGGGGCAAGGCCAATCTGGATGAAATCGCACGCTTTCTAAACGGTGACGCCATTCCGAATGCACATTTATTGCTGCTGGTATTCACATCGGCAGTATTCCAGCAATTCTTCCTGCAAGGCTGGTGGCGCAATGCCAAAGTGGTGGCAATTGCGCTCGGGCCGGTACTGCTGCTGATTGCGCTGGAACAGTTTGGCCAGCTGACGCACTACTTTGCCCTGTGGGCCTGGCTGATTGCGCTAGCGGCACTGTTTGCGCTGCTGTACCAGCAAGACGATGCCCCAAGCGGCAGCGAAAGCTGGCAGCACACCATAGCGGCCTGGTTAACCTGGGGTATATTCAGCAAAGAGATTATCTACCTGGCTCAGCAGCATATACATAGCGAGGTATTCGAGCTGGCGGCGTTCGCGCTGCTGCTGAGCGCAGCGGTAATCGCAGTGAAATATCTGCCGTGGCCGATCAAGGCGCACTGGCGCGCTTACTGGGTGTACGGTACGGCACCGATGGCGCTGGTCTTGCTGCTATGGGGATTTTATAGCGCGCTGTCGGGCGGCGCATCCGGCCTGCCCTTGCTCAATGCACTCGATCTGGCGCAACTGGCCGCTTTGGCCGCGCTGGTGTACTGGCTTAAACCTGCGCTGGCCGAGCTGGATATCCGCAGTACGCCGCGCGTGATCTATGCCGTCCTGGGGCTGGCCGTGTTTGTCTGGCTCAACGCCATGCTGCTGCGCACGCTGCACCACCAGGCCGAGGTGGCCTATACGCTGGACGCATTACGCCATTCAACGCTGGTGCAAATGAGCTTGTCGATCTTCTGGACGATTATCGCGCTGGCGCTGATGCTGGCGGCAACGCGATCACGCTTGCGGGTGCTCTGGCTGATTGGTGCGGGCTTGCTGGGGATTGTGATCGGCAAACTGTTTTTGCTGGATTTGTCGAATATCAGCGGCATCGAGCGCATCGGCTCGTTTATGGGCGTAGGCGTTCTGCTGCTACTGATCGGCTACTTTGCCCCGCTACCACCCAATGACGACGCTGAAGCGGCAGGGGATTAAATCCGGCCAGAATGCAGACAAATTCACTCGCGGGCCATGTCAGGATAAAAGCCCATTGATACAAGCAACAAAGCCACCTTGCGGTGGCTTTGTCAGGCTGCTGACAAAGTGGAAAGTCACCATTTTTTAAGTCTCGGCAAAGCCGAGCCTAAAAATAAGGCCGTAAATCTGCAGCCTTGATGTTTTATTCCCACCCCTCCCGTCCCCTCCTTGAGGGGAGCCTCGCTTCGCGAGCGGGGTTTGTCATTACCAACAGCATTGATTGACGTGGGAAAAATCAGCGCGGTGGCGAGGTACGTTTCGGGTTGAGCTGACGATCGACTTCTTTCCAGCGCGCATGATGCTCGCGGATCAGGTGGATGGCGTCTTCAATCGTATCGACGACAATCGGAATCTGCATATCCACCGGGCTGGCCAGCCCCGCCTCGTTACTCACCATATAGTGCTGCGCCCAATCCACCAGCTCGTGCCACATTTCGCCAACCAGAATTAGCGGCGTGTCGTATAGCTTGCGTACTTGCAAGAGCTGCCAGACCATTGATAACTCGAGCAGCGTACCAATCCCGCCCGAAGTCACAATAAACGCGTTCGAGCGCAGGATAAAATGGTGCAGACGCGAGAAAAAGGTCTTGTGCTCGAACACGCGGCCAACAAAATCATTCACATTCTGCTCGAAATCCAGATCAATCCTGATCCCGACCGACGCTTCGGGTTTATTGGGTGCGCCTTGGCTCGCGCCTTCGTTAGCGGCCTGCATCAGACCGGGGCCGCCGCCAGTGACAATATGGCAACCCATGGCAGCCAGCTGCGCAGCCAGTTGCTTGACCGCTTCATAGCGCGGGGTGTTTTCCTCAATCCGGGCCGAGCCGAAAATGGTGACATGATAATCCGGCGTATGCGCCGGGCGCAGGCGGGAAAGATCGTCAACGGCATCCCACAATTTGAGGACCGCCTCGCCAACAATATCGAGCGCCTCTTCGTCGTCAATCACACCGATTGGTTTGTTATAAGCGTTGATCATATAAGCCCCTGTTCTTGTATTGTCGAACTACGACACTATCAGCTTAGGCGCAAATGCGCCTACTTGTAAGTCTCTGTAGCAAAGTTTTGGTTCAACACCACTCCCTCACTCCAACGCAGATGCCGCCTTGCCGCAAAGCCTGCCCGGCTTTGGTTTACAATCGCTTCATCCTTTTGCCGCCGGATCATCATGCCCAAGACCGCCACACCCCTGCCCTTGCAATGCCCCGAGCTGCTGCGCCACAGCGGCCTGATCAATGGGCAATGGCTGCACACGCAGGCCACAATGAGCGTGAATAACCCCGCCAATGGCCAGCTTATCGCCGAAGTGCCACGTATGGATGCCGCGCTATGCCAGCAGGCGATTGCCGCAGCAGAAGCGGCGCTACCGGACTGGCAGGCACGTAGCGGCAAGGCGCGCAGCCAGCTATTGCGGCGCTGGTTCGAGCTGATCATGCAGCATCAGGACGATCTGGCGCTGATCATGAGCAGCGAGCAGGGCAAGCCGCTTGGCGAGGCACGCGGCGAAATCGCCTACGCGGCCAGCTTTATCGAATGGTTTGCCGAAGAAGCCAAGCGCATCTACGGCGATGTCATGCCCCATCCGAATGCAGGCCAGCGCATTCTGACGCTGAAACAGCCTGTGGGCGTTTGCGCAGCGATTACCCCGTGGAATTTCCCCGCTGCCATGATCACCCGCAAAGTGGGCCCGGCGCTGGCCGCGGGCTGCACCATGATTGTGAAACCGGCTTCGCAAACGCCGCTGACCGCGCTGGCGCTGGGCGAGCTGGCCCAGCAGGCCGGCATCCCGGCTGGGGTGATCAATATCATTACCGGCAGCGGGCGCGAGCTGGGTGCGGTGCTGGCACAAAGCCCGCAGGTGCGCAAACTCTCCTTCACCGGCTCCAGCGAAACAGGCCGCGCACTGATGGCCGCTTGCGCGCCGTCGATCAAAAAGCTGTCGCTGGAGTTGGGCGGCAACGCGCCGTTTATGGTGTTTGAAGACGCCGATCTGGACGCGGCGGTGGCAGGCGCGATCGCTAGCAAATTTCGCAACGCCGGGCAAACCTGCGTTTGCGCCAACCGTTTTCTAGTTGCCGATGCAGTGTATGACGATTTCGCCGCACGGCTGGCCACGGCGATCAGCCAGCTTCATGTAGGGTATGGTCTTGAAAGGCAAAGCCAGATTGGCCCACTGATCGATACCCCCGCAGTCGAAAAAGTTGAAGCGCATATTGCCGACGCCTTGCGGCAAGGCGCCAAGCTGCGCTACGGCGGCACGCGGCATGCGCTGGGTGGCACGTTCTTCACGCCGACCCTGCTGACAGAAGTGCCCGCCAGCGCGCTAATCAACCACGAAGAAACCTTTGGCCCGGTGGCCGCGCTAGTGCGCTTTCACAGCGAAGCCGAGGCGCTTGCGCTGGCCAATCACACCGAGTTCGGGCTGGCCGCGTATGTGTATACGCAGGATCTGGCCCGCACTTTCCGCGTCGCCGAAGCCATCGAAGCGGGCATGGTCGGCATCAATACCGGGCTGATCAGCAATGAAGTCGCGCCATTTGGCGGCATCAAACAATCGGGGCTGGGGCGGGAAGGATCAAAATACGGGATAGACGAATATCTGGAAATCAAATATCTCTGCCTGGGCTAAGGGCATCCGGCAGGCAAAAAAAACCGCACCAGAATAGTCCGGTGCGGCAAGAGGATGGAGACGGTAGGCCGGAAGTGATACGCACTCCCCGCCGAAGATCAGTGCGGTGCAGGTGTTGCACTGCGAAAATCGCACTGTAATCGGCGTCCTCCTCTCTGACCATAAGCAATTGTCGCATCAGTAAAATACCTGAAACCACCAGCCCGGTTTATTTAATACCTTTACTCAATATCCTTACTTCTGCTGCTGTACCTGTTGCTGTCTTTGCACGGCCATTTTCAGCGCGTTCAGCTCGGCAGCGGGCAGATCGGGGCTAAACGTTGCGCCACCCATGCCGTCGGCCTTGAAGGCAATCGGCAGGCTCATGGTTTTGCCGCAGGCTTTGCCCACCCAGATTTCCTGCCACTGGCCACGTACCATCATCTGGCGCGTGGGTTTGGGCAGATTGAGCGTCAAATATTCGCCACCCGCTACTGGCTTGCCGATTTTGAAATCAACCGGCGTGATGTCTTCGTTAGTGCATTTGGCCTTGGTCGCCAGCTGCTGAAAGGCTTCGGTGACCACCGGGTCGCGCATCACTTCGCGGCGCAAATTCAGCGGGGCAATGCTGTTGCCAATCTCGCTGGCACGCGCCCAGGCTTCCTTGTTCGCACATTTGCGATACCAATTGGCGCGCTCCTTGCTGCCAAACGCGGTCACCGAGCTGGCAATATCGTTGCACACCGATTCAATCGCCAGATGAAAACCCTGCTGCGCTGATTTATACATCAGCTCGGCAGCGTAACGCTCGTTTTCACGCTCCTTGAGCGAGCGCTTGGCCAGCGCCTGATAACGCGCCTCATCAATCCGGCCGTTGGCCTTGGTCAGCCCCTGCATGGCTTCCTGCTTGAGCAGATTGGACAGCAGTAACTGGGCTTCGGGCTTATTTTGCGCAACCAGCGGATCGATCAGACTGCGGGCAGCGGGGATATTTTTGCTGGTTCCCTTACCTTGCATATACATCTGCGCCAGCAAAATCTGGGTTGAGAGGCTGGCGCTGCCTTTTTTATGCTCGGCGCTGGCGATATTAAAAGCTTGCTGGTAATCGCCTTTTTCGATTGCGGCGTTCAGCTGCACTTCATTGGCCTGTGCGCTTTCCATCGTCACGCTGCCGATGGTTAGCACGGCGGCCAGAATGGTGAGCACTGAAGTCGCTTTGTGCGTTGCGGTAGCAGAAATAGTCATTGGGGTCTCCATCCTCGGGTTACGGTTTTATTGTGCGGCTATCTTACTGTAGTCAGCGCACTTCGCCTACAAAGCCACAACAAAGCCGACTCAGGACAGTCTCCAAACCGTTTGAAAACCGATGCTGCCGCACACTGTTAGCATCGGCCCTCTGCTTTGGGCTGAAACTGGTAAAAATGCGGCTAATGGCCGATGATGGCTATCCAGCAGAATGCAGACTGCCTATCATGCTGACATTGTTGATCGAGACCCCCGTATGAGCGCCACACCTGCCCTATTTCGCAATCGCAACTTTATCCTGCTCTGGCTGGCGTCGATCGTGGGCAATTTTGCGCTCGCCGTGGCCATGCTGGCAGAAACCTGGTTTGTCGTAAAAACGCTGGGCGCCAAGGAGCAGCTGGGGATCGTCATGATTGCCGGATCGGTGCCGCGCATTGCCTTGATGGCTATTGGCGGCGTATTGGCCGACCGGATGCGGCGCAGCCGGATTATTCTGGTTTCGCTGGGCTCGCGGGTACTGATGCTGTTTGCGCTGGTGGGTTTGTTGGCGATTGGCCGGCTTGATATCTGGGCGCTGACCGTATTTGCGTTTCTCTACGGCGCACTGGATGCCTTTTTCTGGCCCGCGCGCGATGCGCTGATTCCGGCTATCGTGCCCGAGCGCGATTTAACGCGCGCCAATTCTGTCATGCTGACTACCAATCAGGTGGGTCTGGTCTTTGGCCCGGTGCTGGGCGGGATTTTACTCGCCACCCTGAGCTACGAAGTGATATTTGGTCTGACCGGCGTGATGCTGGCTTTGGCAACAGCCTGCATCGGTTTTATCAATGAGCCTTTTGTCGCCAAAATCCGCCAGCATGGCAGCACCATGCTCAGCGAGCTGAAAGAAGGCGTGCAATACGCAATCAAAACGCCGGTGCTGCGCGCATTGATGCTGGTCTATGCGGCAGCCAATCTGCTCTTTATGGGCCCGCTGGCGCTGGGCATCCCGATTATTGTGACTGAAAACCTCAACGGCGAACCGGCCACGCTGTCTTATCTGCAAAGCGCCTTTGCCGCGGGCATGGTGATTGGCGGCATCTTGCTGACCATGTATCCGCCAAGCAAAAAACGGCTGCTGATGATTACCGTGATTATTGCGCTGGAAGGCGTCTTGCTGGCCATGCTGGCACACACGCACTGGGTCTGGATTGCCGTCGCCATTCAGGCGCTGATCGGTCTGGGCGTGGCGGGCAATAATGTCCCGATGATGTCGCTGATCCAGCAGTATTCGGACAAAGATAAAATCGGCCGCGTGATGAGCCTGAACAGCATGGCCTCGATGGGGCTGACGCCGCTCTCATATGCGATGGTGACGGGGCTATTATCGCTGCACCTGTCGATGGCCTGGATCATGCCCATTTTCGGCCTGACCATGGCCGCGCTGATGGTGGTGATGACACTGCAAATGGCGGTGATTCGCGAGGTGGATTGATGGGGCTGGATGCGGTCGAGCTGATCGTCATGGTCGAACAGGAATTTGCCATTCGTATTGCCGACCGGGATGCAGCCCGCATTTTGACGGTTGGCGAGCTGTGCGATCACGTCGTACTGTGCTGCATGCAGTCACACGGCCTGGCCGCCCCGAGTGCGACGAATATCGAGCAGCGTATCAGCCGGATACTGGTGCAGCAATTACACATCCACCCAGAACAAATCCACCGTGCAGCGCGCTTTGTCGACGATCTGGGGCTCGATTAACGTCGTTATTCATGAAAAACGCCACAAAACACACCGCAGCAAAATATTGATTTTAAAGACAAATATTTAGAATCATCGTCACCGGTGAATTCCACTGGCATGACAATTCCCAAATCAGCAGCGTGCGCGCATAGTGGCATCCATCAACAAGGATGCCCATGATGAAAGCCCACGATTTCGTACTTGCGCTGCTGGCCTTTGCGCTATTTGCCATGCTGGCTTTTCTGCCAATGTTCTCGCACGCAGGCAGCT encodes the following:
- a CDS encoding phosphopantetheine-binding protein, whose translation is MGLDAVELIVMVEQEFAIRIADRDAARILTVGELCDHVVLCCMQSHGLAAPSATNIEQRISRILVQQLHIHPEQIHRAARFVDDLGLD
- a CDS encoding DUF2339 domain-containing protein; the protein is MFRWIFMLVGLAFGWDEWDLVGGLILAVLGFVFGQWLDKRNVSTNTANHRPVNSIASELQQLKRRVSQLEAEMAQLKGMPSPAEHTTSATASEPAPISTPIVAAAETAPPPLPHGADIIATSAPAPAAAAAALYPDADPAISTPLPAAAQARPAHPRPPLINPISNPISGPGALEQGLAALKNWFLGGNTVVRLGMLILFFGVSFLLKFAADNQMLPIEVRLAGLSLGAALIFTIGWRLRESRRSYALIMQGGALGLLYFTVYGAMKLYQLLPTTPAFVLLALLGLASAILAIRQDASALALMGISGGFLAPILTSDGSGNHVLLFAYFALLNAGIFAIAWFKAWRSLNLLGFVFTYVIALLWGVFDYRSEHYASTQPFVVIFWLFFAGISTLYAIRRSHALASVVDGTLVFGTPIATLALQAQILDGVEYGMCYSALVGAAFYLGLAAWLHARRDESLRLFTEAQLAIGVLLATLAIPLAFDGNVTAAMWALEGACVVWVSLRQSSQQRKLALVFGLLLQFGAGLAVVMSSPYYTPLAFLNGVYLADLLLALSGLFCAWQLHEKQPDWASKPILQTAGWLLGGWGLLWWGKANLDEIARFLNGDAIPNAHLLLLVFTSAVFQQFFLQGWWRNAKVVAIALGPVLLLIALEQFGQLTHYFALWAWLIALAALFALLYQQDDAPSGSESWQHTIAAWLTWGIFSKEIIYLAQQHIHSEVFELAAFALLLSAAVIAVKYLPWPIKAHWRAYWVYGTAPMALVLLLWGFYSALSGGASGLPLLNALDLAQLAALAALVYWLKPALAELDIRSTPRVIYAVLGLAVFVWLNAMLLRTLHHQAEVAYTLDALRHSTLVQMSLSIFWTIIALALMLAATRSRLRVLWLIGAGLLGIVIGKLFLLDLSNISGIERIGSFMGVGVLLLLIGYFAPLPPNDDAEAAGD
- a CDS encoding NAD-dependent succinate-semialdehyde dehydrogenase, producing MPKTATPLPLQCPELLRHSGLINGQWLHTQATMSVNNPANGQLIAEVPRMDAALCQQAIAAAEAALPDWQARSGKARSQLLRRWFELIMQHQDDLALIMSSEQGKPLGEARGEIAYAASFIEWFAEEAKRIYGDVMPHPNAGQRILTLKQPVGVCAAITPWNFPAAMITRKVGPALAAGCTMIVKPASQTPLTALALGELAQQAGIPAGVINIITGSGRELGAVLAQSPQVRKLSFTGSSETGRALMAACAPSIKKLSLELGGNAPFMVFEDADLDAAVAGAIASKFRNAGQTCVCANRFLVADAVYDDFAARLATAISQLHVGYGLERQSQIGPLIDTPAVEKVEAHIADALRQGAKLRYGGTRHALGGTFFTPTLLTEVPASALINHEETFGPVAALVRFHSEAEALALANHTEFGLAAYVYTQDLARTFRVAEAIEAGMVGINTGLISNEVAPFGGIKQSGLGREGSKYGIDEYLEIKYLCLG
- a CDS encoding MFS transporter, with translation MSATPALFRNRNFILLWLASIVGNFALAVAMLAETWFVVKTLGAKEQLGIVMIAGSVPRIALMAIGGVLADRMRRSRIILVSLGSRVLMLFALVGLLAIGRLDIWALTVFAFLYGALDAFFWPARDALIPAIVPERDLTRANSVMLTTNQVGLVFGPVLGGILLATLSYEVIFGLTGVMLALATACIGFINEPFVAKIRQHGSTMLSELKEGVQYAIKTPVLRALMLVYAAANLLFMGPLALGIPIIVTENLNGEPATLSYLQSAFAAGMVIGGILLTMYPPSKKRLLMITVIIALEGVLLAMLAHTHWVWIAVAIQALIGLGVAGNNVPMMSLIQQYSDKDKIGRVMSLNSMASMGLTPLSYAMVTGLLSLHLSMAWIMPIFGLTMAALMVVMTLQMAVIREVD
- a CDS encoding LOG family protein, translated to MINAYNKPIGVIDDEEALDIVGEAVLKLWDAVDDLSRLRPAHTPDYHVTIFGSARIEENTPRYEAVKQLAAQLAAMGCHIVTGGGPGLMQAANEGASQGAPNKPEASVGIRIDLDFEQNVNDFVGRVFEHKTFFSRLHHFILRSNAFIVTSGGIGTLLELSMVWQLLQVRKLYDTPLILVGEMWHELVDWAQHYMVSNEAGLASPVDMQIPIVVDTIEDAIHLIREHHARWKEVDRQLNPKRTSPPR